The following are from one region of the Silene latifolia isolate original U9 population chromosome 9, ASM4854445v1, whole genome shotgun sequence genome:
- the LOC141598722 gene encoding small ribosomal subunit protein uS4y-like codes for MVHVAFYRNNGKTFKKPRRPYEKERLDSELKLVGEYGLRNKRELWRVQYVLSRIRNAARHLLTLDEKNPRRIFEGEALLRRMNRYGLLEESQNKLDYVLALTVDNFLERRLQTLVFKSGMAKSIHHARVLIRQRHIRVGRQVVNVPSFMVRLDSQKHIDFSLTSPFGGGRPGRVKRKNQKAAAKKASGGDGDDEDEE; via the exons ATGGTGCACGTTGCCTTCTACCGCAACA ATGGGAAGACATTTAAGAAGCCACGTCGTCCATATGAGAAGGAACGTTTGGATTCTGAGTTGAAACTAGTGGGAGAGTATGGGCTACGCAACAAGAGGGAATTATGGAGGGTTCAGTATGTTCTGAGTCGTATTCGTAATGCTGCAAGGCATCTTCTTACCCTTGATGAGAAGAACCCTCGTCGTATCTTTGAAGGTGAAGCCCTTTTGAGGAGAATGAACCGATATGGACTTTTGGAAGAGAGTCAGAACAAGCTCGATTATGTCTTGGCCTTGACTGTTGATAACTTCTTGGAGAGGCGCCTTCAGACACTCGTATTCAAGTCTGGCATGGCCAAGTCTATTCATCATGCTAGGGTTCTCATCAGGCAGAGGCACATAAG GGTTGGAAGACAGGTGGTGAACGTGCCGTCATTCATGGTTAGGCTTGATTCCCAGAAACACATTGACTTTTCACTTACTAGTCCCTTTGGTGGAGGCCGCCCAGGAAGAGTCAAGAGAAAGAACCAGAAAGCTGCCGCCAAGAAGGCTTCTGGTGGAGATGgtgacgatgaagatgaagagTGA